The following coding sequences are from one Geothrix sp. window:
- a CDS encoding GGDEF domain-containing protein, which produces MATVPPPPTSASTRPAKSLDHVLGQNEHVEGLVAASAEDLATVNLALKQELAQGNTGPGMESAIEKSEAVEEKVLEASEKLSDVNEALKDEVRERSDLEAELAAVKEQGQADHHASLHDLLTGLPNRALFNDRLEHGLAQALRHGWLLAVMFLDLDDFKTINDSYGHDAGDTVLRTVADRLRDITRHDDTVSRHGGDEFTYLLMEVKHERDVALIAGKLIEAIRMPCHLEVGGHRISPCLQASVGISLFPRHGTTAEALIHRADAAMYEAKRNKAGFSFAKLASGYLEPSTS; this is translated from the coding sequence ATGGCCACTGTTCCACCGCCGCCGACCTCCGCAAGCACCCGACCGGCCAAGTCTCTGGATCATGTGCTCGGGCAGAACGAACACGTCGAGGGACTGGTGGCGGCCAGTGCCGAGGACTTGGCCACGGTCAACCTGGCGCTGAAGCAGGAACTCGCGCAGGGTAATACGGGCCCTGGGATGGAGTCTGCCATCGAGAAAAGCGAGGCCGTCGAGGAGAAGGTGCTGGAGGCATCCGAGAAACTGTCGGACGTGAATGAGGCCCTGAAAGATGAAGTCAGGGAGCGCAGTGACCTGGAAGCCGAACTGGCAGCCGTCAAAGAGCAGGGGCAGGCCGATCACCACGCATCCCTCCACGACCTGTTGACGGGCCTGCCCAACCGCGCCTTGTTCAACGACCGACTGGAGCATGGCCTGGCCCAGGCTCTCCGGCATGGCTGGCTCCTGGCGGTGATGTTCTTGGACCTGGACGATTTCAAGACCATCAACGACTCGTATGGGCACGATGCAGGCGATACCGTTCTGCGGACCGTCGCGGACCGCCTGCGCGACATCACGCGGCACGACGACACCGTCAGCCGCCATGGCGGCGATGAATTCACGTACCTGCTGATGGAGGTCAAGCATGAGCGGGATGTCGCTCTCATCGCGGGCAAGCTGATTGAGGCGATCAGAATGCCGTGCCACCTGGAAGTGGGCGGCCATCGCATCAGCCCATGCCTCCAAGCCAGCGTCGGAATCTCCCTGTTCCCGAGGCATGGCACCACTGCCGAAGCCTTGATCCACCGGGCAGACGCAGCCATGTATGAAGCCAAACGAAACAAGGCGGGGTTTTCCTTCGCGAAATTGGCTTCGGGATACCTGGAACCATCTACGTCCTGA
- a CDS encoding anti-sigma factor: MSLHYSKLFPAALVVGVIAMAGAQSGCQKMAFWRAKPQEMHAASDVPAGQGTVRVTNGDNGNSKVSIRVKHLAPPSRIAPDSTVYVVWFRPVDGDSQNVGALVLNSDLEGSLDTLTPHHRFRITVTPEPNGQAASPTNEPVFTYNVESNK; this comes from the coding sequence ATGAGCCTGCATTACTCCAAGCTTTTCCCCGCGGCCCTGGTGGTCGGCGTGATCGCCATGGCGGGCGCCCAGTCCGGTTGCCAGAAGATGGCGTTCTGGCGTGCCAAACCCCAGGAGATGCACGCCGCTTCCGACGTCCCCGCGGGCCAAGGCACGGTCAGGGTCACCAACGGAGACAACGGGAACTCCAAGGTCTCCATCCGGGTGAAGCACCTGGCACCCCCCTCGAGAATCGCACCGGATTCCACGGTCTATGTGGTCTGGTTCCGGCCCGTGGATGGGGACAGCCAGAATGTCGGCGCCCTGGTCCTGAACAGTGATCTCGAAGGCAGCCTGGACACCTTGACCCCCCATCACCGGTTCCGGATCACGGTCACGCCCGAACCCAATGGACAAGCGGCCTCCCCCACCAACGAGCCGGTCTTCACCTACAACGTGGAGAGCAACAAGTAG
- a CDS encoding gamma-glutamyl-gamma-aminobutyrate hydrolase family protein, whose protein sequence is MSSGNSKLLVSCKNKSGAEKHYLPALEAAGWTGPTLLVAPGDPAPDLAGAAGLLLTGGYDIHPRHWDADEPVHSKAEVDAERDDFELPLIRAAWERNLPILGICRGEQILNVALGGSMIQDVPDHYGCEDTRHQHGTPEVPDMHHRVQLAPGSRLRSLLGEDVFLVNSRHHQAVKRVAPPLVAVGWHLDTAHPDTGPIIEAVEAADPKRWVFGVQWHPENLVNLKGPAGDAARDLFAAFVEALG, encoded by the coding sequence ATGTCAAGCGGCAACTCAAAGCTCCTCGTGAGCTGTAAAAACAAGTCGGGCGCGGAGAAGCATTACCTCCCCGCGCTGGAGGCGGCGGGCTGGACCGGCCCCACCCTGCTGGTGGCCCCTGGCGATCCCGCGCCGGACCTGGCCGGCGCGGCGGGCCTGCTGCTCACGGGCGGCTACGACATCCACCCCCGCCACTGGGATGCGGACGAACCCGTGCATTCGAAGGCCGAGGTGGACGCTGAGCGCGACGACTTCGAGCTTCCCCTCATCCGCGCGGCCTGGGAGCGGAACCTGCCCATCCTCGGCATCTGCCGCGGCGAGCAGATCCTCAACGTGGCCCTGGGCGGCAGCATGATCCAGGACGTGCCGGACCACTACGGCTGCGAGGACACCCGCCACCAGCACGGGACGCCGGAGGTGCCTGACATGCATCACCGCGTGCAGCTGGCCCCCGGTTCGCGGCTGCGCTCGCTGCTGGGCGAGGACGTCTTCCTGGTAAACAGCCGCCACCACCAGGCCGTGAAGCGCGTGGCGCCACCCCTGGTGGCGGTGGGCTGGCACCTGGACACCGCCCACCCCGACACCGGCCCGATCATCGAAGCCGTGGAAGCCGCCGATCCGAAGCGCTGGGTCTTCGGCGTCCAATGGCATCCCGAGAACCTGGTCAACCTGAAGGGCCCCGCAGGGGACGCGGCGAGAGATCTGTTCGCGGCGTTTGTAGAGGCCCTCGGATGA
- a CDS encoding single-stranded DNA-binding protein: MSGSLNKVLLIGNLGRDPELKSTPSGQTVARFSVATTETWKNQSGEKQSKTEWHNIVVWGKQAEIAEKYLRKGKQVMIEGRIQYREYTDQAGVKKTACDIRCDNFVMLGRMEDGNRDSGSYGGKNSGGQDFEDHGAPSPAGGNNSFPDDDIPF; this comes from the coding sequence ATGTCCGGATCCTTGAACAAAGTGCTGCTCATCGGCAACCTCGGGCGCGATCCCGAGCTGAAGTCCACCCCTTCGGGGCAGACCGTCGCCCGCTTCTCCGTGGCCACCACGGAGACCTGGAAGAACCAGAGCGGTGAGAAGCAGAGCAAGACCGAGTGGCACAACATCGTGGTGTGGGGCAAGCAGGCCGAGATCGCCGAGAAGTACCTGCGCAAGGGCAAGCAGGTGATGATCGAGGGCCGCATCCAGTACCGCGAGTACACCGACCAGGCCGGCGTGAAGAAGACCGCCTGCGACATCCGCTGCGACAACTTCGTCATGCTGGGCCGCATGGAAGACGGCAACCGCGACTCCGGCAGCTACGGCGGCAAGAACTCCGGTGGCCAGGACTTCGAGGACCACGGCGCCCCCAGCCCCGCGGGCGGCAACAACAGCTTCCCGGATGACGACATCCCGTTCTGA
- a CDS encoding BlaI/MecI/CopY family transcriptional regulator produces the protein MPELPRPSDFELAILRVLWRLGEGTVRQVHGALQAERQQGYTTVLKTMQIMAEKGLLRRDESAKSHVYRPAEAPQATRGSMVRDLVDKAFEGSALQLLAHALHAKRPSASELDEIQALIDQARLERRRK, from the coding sequence ATGCCCGAACTGCCCCGTCCCTCGGATTTTGAACTGGCCATCCTGCGTGTGCTCTGGCGCCTGGGTGAGGGCACGGTCAGGCAGGTTCATGGGGCCTTGCAGGCGGAGCGCCAGCAGGGCTATACGACAGTGCTGAAGACCATGCAGATCATGGCGGAGAAGGGCCTGTTGCGCCGCGACGAGAGTGCCAAGAGCCACGTCTACCGGCCCGCTGAAGCGCCCCAGGCCACCCGGGGCAGCATGGTCCGCGATCTGGTGGACAAGGCCTTCGAGGGCTCCGCGCTCCAACTACTGGCCCACGCGCTCCACGCAAAGCGACCCAGCGCCTCGGAGCTGGACGAGATCCAGGCCCTCATCGATCAGGCGCGGTTGGAGCGGAGGCGGAAATGA
- a CDS encoding M56 family metallopeptidase gives MTWIDLPLVLRTGWTLMHFLWQGAVLAGALALILWSIKGRSPRLRYGLACAVLLAMAVAPVATWYRLGQPQAASRVILESSDQVARASRRATPTESASPMEGAATTSRTWGGFLPMSVGLWLIGVAIMSLRLASGWAWLQWLRRRPDTVPASDDIQLRLLRLCQRMNLVSNIRILLCEKVPGPTVMGWLRPVLLLPPAALLGMPADQLELVLAHELAHILRHDFAINLIQSCVEVLLFYHPAVWWVSAKIRQERELCCDDLAVRTTGDALDYAAALTRLEALCRPPDPPRHAAQALALSATGGSFMHRIRRLISPITPTPLAPRAGLVLLLLLGGFLTLQARNAFGPDPMSSVTAKPVQDADSNLGNRFVNGQLPPEGTMWLRRYDRDSADGKRRAGTIYVHVNRLTAAEITDGLTRLDQAPQDEAKGYVELEVKADLSKQGLEARAELAKQNRDWLYVYLFLGADPARVKRVVHAWNTFHFLGQWPEDKKPGQIIIQRNSQFTAEIGVLSRGLNVQVWAGDVPVETVFEALKELMAMTPDAGVPQEVRRRVPLGSGLKNHVSLDLSGKNPDELWKELEAAIQRGQH, from the coding sequence ATGACCTGGATTGATCTGCCCCTGGTGCTGAGGACGGGATGGACGCTGATGCATTTCCTCTGGCAGGGCGCAGTCCTGGCGGGTGCCCTGGCCCTGATCCTGTGGTCCATCAAGGGGCGGTCACCTCGACTTCGCTATGGCTTGGCTTGCGCGGTCCTGCTGGCTATGGCAGTCGCACCCGTGGCCACCTGGTACCGATTGGGGCAGCCCCAGGCCGCGAGCCGGGTGATCCTCGAATCATCGGACCAAGTGGCACGTGCCTCCCGCCGCGCCACCCCGACGGAGTCAGCTTCCCCTATGGAGGGTGCGGCCACAACGAGCCGCACTTGGGGTGGATTCTTGCCAATGAGTGTGGGCCTGTGGCTCATTGGCGTGGCCATCATGAGCCTGCGCCTGGCCAGCGGCTGGGCTTGGCTCCAATGGCTGCGGCGCCGGCCAGACACCGTGCCTGCGTCTGACGACATCCAGCTGCGGCTGTTACGCCTCTGCCAGCGCATGAACCTGGTCAGCAACATCCGGATCCTGCTCTGCGAAAAGGTACCGGGCCCCACGGTCATGGGCTGGCTGCGGCCTGTGCTCCTGCTGCCGCCTGCGGCCCTGCTGGGGATGCCGGCCGATCAGCTGGAGCTGGTGCTGGCCCACGAACTTGCCCATATTCTGCGCCACGATTTTGCCATCAACCTCATTCAGTCCTGCGTCGAAGTGCTGCTCTTCTACCACCCGGCCGTGTGGTGGGTCTCCGCGAAGATCCGTCAGGAACGGGAGCTGTGCTGTGACGACTTGGCGGTGCGAACGACGGGGGACGCCCTGGACTACGCCGCCGCGCTCACCCGGCTGGAAGCCCTCTGCCGCCCGCCGGATCCCCCACGACATGCCGCCCAGGCCCTGGCCCTGAGCGCCACCGGAGGCTCGTTCATGCACCGCATTCGACGACTCATTTCACCTATTACCCCCACACCGCTGGCACCGAGAGCGGGTCTGGTTCTGCTACTCCTTCTGGGCGGGTTCCTTACCCTTCAAGCCCGCAACGCGTTTGGACCCGATCCCATGTCCTCGGTGACTGCGAAGCCTGTCCAGGATGCCGACAGCAACTTGGGCAATCGCTTCGTGAACGGCCAGTTGCCACCCGAAGGGACCATGTGGCTGCGGCGCTACGACCGCGATTCTGCGGACGGCAAGCGGAGGGCCGGAACCATTTATGTCCATGTGAACCGCCTGACTGCTGCAGAGATCACCGATGGGCTGACCCGTCTGGATCAGGCACCCCAGGATGAAGCCAAGGGTTATGTGGAGTTGGAGGTGAAGGCGGATCTATCCAAGCAGGGACTAGAGGCGAGAGCCGAACTGGCCAAGCAGAACCGGGATTGGCTCTATGTGTATCTCTTCCTCGGCGCGGACCCAGCCCGGGTGAAACGCGTCGTGCATGCCTGGAACACTTTCCACTTCCTCGGCCAATGGCCAGAAGACAAGAAACCCGGACAGATCATCATCCAGAGGAACAGCCAGTTCACCGCTGAAATCGGAGTGCTCTCCAGGGGCTTGAACGTCCAGGTGTGGGCCGGGGATGTGCCTGTGGAGACGGTATTCGAAGCCCTGAAAGAACTCATGGCAATGACCCCGGATGCGGGTGTGCCCCAGGAGGTTCGTCGGCGGGTCCCGCTTGGATCAGGCCTGAAGAACCATGTCTCGCTTGATTTGTCAGGCAAGAACCCTGACGAGCTCTGGAAGGAACTCGAGGCGGCAATTCAGAGAGGGCAGCACTGA
- a CDS encoding ATP-binding cassette domain-containing protein, whose product MLAVQNVTMRYGAKILFEDVTTTFNPGRRYGLTGPNGSGKSTFMKILSGELEQQMGNVIRPRKMGILRQDQFAFDAFRVIDTVIMGNAGLWKALQERDAIYEKAEMTDEDGMRVAELEGVVADEDGYTAEADAAVLLDGLGIPESLHDRKMSELQGGQKVRVLLSQALFGNPAALLLDEPTNHLDLDSIHWLEEFLSRYKGTVVVISHDRHFLNNVCTHIADIDYQTIIQYTGGYDDMVMAKIQVRSRIESDNAQREKKIAQLNEFIQRFAAGTRSSQVNSRRKEVERLQPSDLARSNIQRPFIKFNIGKPGGRYALEFEGVKKGYDTDKDGTGGRHEVIKGFTAMVQRGEKVALMGRNGIGKTTLLNALLANAPQVTELGLKLDGGQVKWGHEANVGYFSQDFAESIPKGYELVTWLHQFDPEATKEQIRGIMGQMLFRGEEGNKMTDVLSGGESCRLLFCKLMLQKPNILVLDEPTNHLDLEAVIALNDALQRYEGTILFVTHDEDIIDEVATRIWHLTDDGIEDFQGSYEEYNAPTGR is encoded by the coding sequence ATGCTTGCAGTGCAGAACGTCACCATGCGCTACGGCGCGAAGATCCTGTTCGAGGACGTCACCACGACCTTCAACCCTGGCCGCCGCTACGGCCTGACGGGGCCCAACGGATCGGGCAAGTCCACGTTCATGAAGATCCTGTCGGGCGAGTTGGAGCAGCAGATGGGGAACGTGATCCGTCCCCGCAAGATGGGCATCCTGCGCCAGGACCAGTTCGCCTTCGATGCGTTCCGCGTCATCGACACGGTGATCATGGGCAACGCGGGGCTCTGGAAGGCGCTGCAGGAGCGGGACGCCATCTATGAGAAGGCCGAGATGACCGATGAGGACGGCATGCGCGTGGCTGAGCTCGAGGGCGTGGTGGCCGACGAGGATGGCTACACGGCGGAAGCCGATGCGGCGGTGTTGCTGGACGGCCTGGGCATTCCCGAGTCCCTCCACGATCGCAAGATGAGCGAGCTGCAGGGCGGCCAGAAGGTGCGGGTGCTGCTCTCCCAGGCCCTCTTCGGCAATCCGGCGGCCCTGCTGCTGGACGAGCCCACCAACCACCTGGACCTGGATTCGATTCACTGGCTGGAGGAGTTCCTCAGCCGCTACAAGGGCACGGTGGTGGTGATCTCCCACGACCGCCACTTCTTGAACAACGTCTGCACCCACATCGCCGACATCGACTACCAGACCATCATCCAGTACACCGGCGGCTATGACGACATGGTCATGGCCAAGATCCAGGTGCGGTCGCGCATCGAGTCGGACAACGCCCAGCGGGAGAAGAAGATCGCCCAGCTCAACGAGTTCATCCAGCGCTTCGCCGCGGGCACCCGCAGCAGCCAGGTGAACAGCCGCCGCAAGGAAGTGGAGCGCCTGCAGCCCAGCGACCTGGCCCGCAGCAACATCCAGCGGCCCTTCATCAAGTTCAACATCGGCAAGCCCGGCGGCCGCTACGCCCTGGAATTCGAAGGGGTGAAGAAGGGCTATGACACGGACAAGGACGGCACCGGGGGCCGCCACGAGGTCATCAAGGGCTTTACGGCCATGGTGCAGCGGGGCGAGAAGGTGGCCCTCATGGGCCGCAACGGCATCGGCAAGACCACCCTGCTGAATGCCCTGCTGGCCAACGCGCCCCAGGTCACGGAACTGGGCCTGAAGCTGGACGGCGGCCAGGTCAAGTGGGGCCACGAGGCCAACGTGGGCTATTTCTCCCAGGACTTCGCCGAGAGCATCCCCAAGGGCTACGAGCTGGTCACCTGGCTCCATCAGTTCGACCCTGAGGCCACCAAGGAGCAGATCCGCGGCATCATGGGCCAGATGCTCTTCCGGGGCGAAGAGGGCAACAAGATGACGGACGTGCTGAGCGGCGGCGAGTCCTGCCGCCTGCTCTTCTGCAAGCTCATGCTGCAGAAACCCAACATCCTGGTGCTGGACGAGCCCACCAACCACCTGGACCTTGAAGCCGTCATCGCGCTGAACGACGCCCTGCAGCGCTACGAGGGCACCATCCTCTTCGTGACCCACGACGAGGACATCATCGACGAGGTGGCCACCCGCATCTGGCACCTCACCGACGATGGCATCGAGGATTTCCAGGGCAGCTACGAGGAGTACAACGCGCCGACGGGGCGCTGA
- a CDS encoding hybrid sensor histidine kinase/response regulator — MTLRQGGRGASSDDGAGLGRGTRPLSRVSRAIRELENFKRALDEHAIVAVTDAKGRITYVNEKFCAISKYSREELLGQDHRIINSGFHPRAFMAQLWKTILAGGVWKGEIRNRAKDGTYYWVDTTIVPFLGEDGAPVQFVAIRADITQRKEAEDALRQSQKLESLGVLSGGIAHDFNNLLTIILGNANIGAMRLPPESPAQPILKQIEEATLRAADLTRQLLAYAGKGRLQVMEVNLNRLVQEMTQLLTVSISKQAVVRYDLAPDLPFITADPTQMQQLVMNLVTNASEAIGEGASGLITLRTGVQTIDESYTNGLLPTLPLAAGTYVTLEVSDTGCGMPREVLERIFDPFFTTKFTGRGLGLSAMLGILRSHHGSLKVYSEPGRGSVFRLFLPSMAPGGAVEVADRQAPEWQGHGLLLLVDDEPSARDVARRMAEGLGFHVLEAADGKEALAIFELRHSELSAVLMDLTMPRMNGGQAFLSMHEVNPEVPVILTSGYSEQDVLAEFLGRGLAGFLPKPYLGSQFMAVLRRAMEAE, encoded by the coding sequence GTGACGCTGCGGCAGGGAGGCAGGGGTGCATCCTCCGATGACGGCGCGGGCCTGGGCAGGGGGACCCGTCCGCTCTCACGGGTGTCCCGGGCCATCCGGGAACTCGAGAACTTCAAGCGCGCCCTGGACGAGCACGCCATCGTGGCCGTCACCGATGCCAAGGGACGCATCACCTACGTGAACGAGAAGTTCTGCGCCATCTCCAAGTACAGCCGGGAGGAGCTGCTAGGCCAGGACCACCGGATCATCAACTCGGGCTTCCACCCGAGGGCCTTCATGGCGCAGCTCTGGAAGACCATCCTCGCAGGGGGCGTGTGGAAGGGCGAGATCCGGAATCGCGCCAAGGACGGCACCTACTATTGGGTGGACACCACCATCGTGCCCTTTCTCGGGGAGGACGGCGCCCCCGTCCAGTTCGTGGCCATCCGGGCCGACATCACGCAGCGGAAAGAGGCCGAGGACGCCCTGCGCCAGTCCCAGAAGCTGGAGAGCCTGGGGGTCCTGTCCGGGGGCATCGCCCACGACTTCAACAACCTGCTCACCATCATCCTGGGCAACGCGAACATCGGGGCCATGAGGCTGCCTCCGGAAAGTCCGGCGCAGCCCATCCTCAAGCAGATCGAGGAGGCCACCCTGCGGGCCGCCGACCTGACGCGTCAGCTGCTCGCCTATGCCGGCAAGGGGCGGCTGCAGGTCATGGAGGTCAACCTGAACCGGCTCGTGCAGGAGATGACCCAGCTCCTGACGGTCTCCATCTCCAAGCAGGCGGTGGTGCGCTACGACCTCGCCCCGGACCTGCCTTTCATCACGGCCGACCCCACCCAGATGCAGCAGCTGGTCATGAACCTCGTGACCAATGCCTCGGAAGCCATCGGGGAAGGGGCGAGCGGCCTGATCACCCTGCGGACCGGCGTCCAGACCATCGACGAGTCCTACACCAACGGCCTGCTGCCCACCCTGCCACTGGCGGCGGGAACCTACGTGACGCTGGAGGTGAGCGACACGGGGTGCGGCATGCCGCGCGAGGTGCTGGAGCGGATCTTCGATCCCTTCTTCACCACCAAGTTCACGGGCCGGGGATTGGGGCTCTCCGCCATGCTGGGCATCCTCCGGAGCCACCACGGCAGCCTCAAGGTCTACAGCGAACCGGGCCGCGGCTCGGTCTTCCGGCTCTTCCTCCCCTCCATGGCTCCCGGAGGGGCGGTGGAAGTGGCCGATCGCCAGGCCCCGGAGTGGCAGGGGCATGGCCTGCTGCTGCTGGTGGACGATGAACCATCGGCCCGGGATGTGGCCAGGAGGATGGCTGAGGGGCTCGGTTTCCACGTGCTGGAAGCCGCCGACGGCAAGGAGGCCCTGGCCATCTTCGAACTGCGCCATTCGGAACTGTCCGCGGTGTTGATGGACCTGACCATGCCCCGCATGAACGGCGGCCAGGCCTTCCTCAGCATGCACGAGGTCAACCCGGAGGTCCCGGTCATCCTGACCAGCGGCTACAGCGAACAGGATGTCCTGGCGGAGTTTCTAGGCAGGGGGCTGGCCGGGTTCCTGCCCAAGCCCTATCTGGGCTCCCAGTTCATGGCGGTGCTCCGGCGGGCGATGGAGGCCGAGTAG
- a CDS encoding C-GCAxxG-C-C family protein encodes MATADLDRRQMLFYLASIGGIAAAGGASSLVAGTAPEPSPSAARGGMAKLPWPYKPLDPEAIGNRAYQDYGKAHCMYGTFEAIVGSVAEKLGAPYTDFPFEMFTYGMGGVHGWGTLCGCLNGCAAAIQVLSANPEPVIDELYRWYQTAALPDFDPKGIKFKSVQSVAGSPLCHPSIAKWCEASGKKAYSPERKDRCGVLTAAVARKCVMLLNDQAAGRFAPVTVVDARTKSCMGCHEKGGPMENMRSKQACAPCHSDETLGLHGHQKIKL; translated from the coding sequence ATGGCCACCGCAGACCTCGACCGCAGACAGATGCTCTTCTACCTCGCGAGCATCGGCGGCATCGCCGCCGCCGGAGGCGCCTCGTCCCTCGTGGCGGGAACCGCGCCGGAACCTTCCCCTTCGGCAGCCAGGGGCGGCATGGCCAAGCTGCCCTGGCCCTACAAGCCCCTGGATCCGGAGGCCATCGGCAACCGCGCCTACCAGGACTACGGCAAAGCCCACTGCATGTACGGCACCTTCGAGGCCATCGTCGGCTCAGTGGCCGAAAAGCTGGGCGCCCCGTACACCGATTTCCCCTTCGAGATGTTCACCTACGGCATGGGCGGCGTCCACGGCTGGGGGACCCTCTGCGGCTGCCTCAATGGCTGTGCCGCCGCCATCCAGGTCCTCAGTGCGAACCCCGAGCCGGTGATCGATGAGCTGTACCGGTGGTACCAGACGGCGGCCCTGCCCGACTTCGACCCCAAGGGCATCAAGTTCAAATCCGTCCAGAGCGTGGCCGGGTCGCCCCTCTGCCACCCTTCCATTGCCAAATGGTGCGAGGCCTCGGGCAAGAAGGCCTACTCACCCGAGCGGAAGGACCGCTGCGGCGTCCTCACGGCTGCGGTGGCCCGGAAGTGCGTCATGCTGCTGAACGATCAGGCGGCTGGCAGATTCGCGCCGGTCACCGTCGTCGATGCCCGCACCAAGTCCTGCATGGGCTGCCATGAGAAGGGCGGCCCCATGGAGAACATGCGCTCGAAGCAGGCCTGCGCCCCCTGCCATTCCGATGAGACGCTGGGCCTGCACGGCCACCAGAAGATCAAGCTCTGA
- a CDS encoding tRNA threonylcarbamoyladenosine dehydratase, which produces MRWFSRSELLLGEAALERLRAARVTVFGLGGVGSFAVEALARAGVGHLRLVDHDVVGPSNLNRQLYALRSTIGQPKTEVAAARVRDINPDCDVEPRQTFVHTDTLPDLLMPRPDVMIDAIDSMTCKVALMRTAHEQGIPIITAMGAGGRTDSSLLRAGDLSETRLCPLAARVRKELRKVGITKGIRCVYSLEPADNKRPANPIDIEPHRGPGRQRRPVGTISYMPAIVGMRVAEEVLRMLLENN; this is translated from the coding sequence ATGAGGTGGTTTTCCCGCAGCGAGCTGCTGCTTGGCGAGGCGGCGCTGGAGCGTCTGCGCGCCGCCCGCGTGACGGTGTTCGGCCTGGGCGGCGTGGGGTCCTTCGCCGTGGAGGCCCTGGCCCGGGCGGGCGTGGGCCACCTGCGGCTGGTGGACCACGATGTGGTGGGCCCCAGCAACCTCAACCGCCAGCTCTACGCTCTGCGCTCCACCATCGGCCAGCCCAAGACGGAAGTGGCGGCGGCCCGGGTCCGCGACATCAACCCCGACTGCGACGTAGAGCCCCGCCAGACCTTCGTCCACACCGACACGCTGCCAGACCTGCTGATGCCCCGGCCCGACGTGATGATCGACGCCATCGACTCCATGACCTGCAAGGTGGCCCTCATGCGCACCGCCCACGAGCAGGGCATCCCCATCATCACGGCCATGGGTGCGGGCGGCCGCACGGACAGCAGCCTGCTCCGCGCGGGCGACCTGAGCGAGACCCGCCTCTGCCCCCTGGCCGCCCGCGTCCGCAAGGAGCTGCGCAAGGTCGGCATCACGAAGGGCATCCGCTGCGTCTACTCGCTGGAACCCGCCGACAACAAGCGCCCCGCCAACCCCATCGACATCGAGCCCCACCGTGGCCCCGGCCGCCAGCGCCGGCCGGTGGGCACCATCTCGTACATGCCCGCCATCGTGGGGATGAGGGTGGCCGAGGAGGTGCTGAGGATGCTCCTCGAAAACAATTGA
- a CDS encoding TatD family hydrolase encodes MLLFDAHRHLPDTGTGSPVQIRVVCGTREADWDAVLAQAATDPHVIPMLGLHPWFVATAAPGWEARLDALLRAHRTGVGECGLDFAREAADRPAQEQAFRLQLRLAHALHRPVAIHAVRAWGRLLDLLREEGVPPAGALVHAFSGSPETVSALQAMGIFLSFSAEGLAPARTKIHEVLRAVPSSHLLLETDDGGDLERVIATAAVLRGVAAEDLAARTWKNGLRCFKELMA; translated from the coding sequence ATGCTCCTGTTCGACGCCCATCGTCATCTGCCAGACACGGGGACCGGCTCCCCGGTGCAGATCCGGGTGGTCTGCGGGACTCGCGAGGCGGACTGGGATGCGGTCCTGGCCCAAGCGGCCACCGATCCCCACGTCATCCCCATGCTGGGCCTGCATCCCTGGTTCGTGGCCACGGCTGCGCCGGGCTGGGAGGCGCGGCTGGATGCTCTGCTGCGCGCGCACCGGACCGGCGTGGGGGAGTGCGGCCTGGACTTCGCCCGGGAGGCCGCGGACCGGCCGGCCCAGGAGCAGGCCTTCCGGCTCCAGCTGCGCCTCGCGCACGCCCTGCACCGCCCCGTGGCCATCCACGCCGTGCGCGCCTGGGGCCGCCTGCTCGACCTCCTGCGCGAGGAGGGCGTGCCGCCGGCCGGCGCCCTGGTACACGCCTTTTCGGGCAGTCCCGAGACAGTCTCGGCCCTGCAGGCCATGGGCATCTTCCTCTCCTTTTCCGCCGAGGGACTGGCTCCCGCGCGGACCAAGATCCATGAGGTCCTGCGTGCGGTGCCATCCAGCCACTTGCTGCTGGAGACGGATGACGGCGGGGATCTGGAGCGGGTGATTGCCACGGCTGCGGTTCTCCGCGGCGTGGCGGCGGAGGACCTGGCCGCGAGGACCTGGAAGAATGGCCTGCGGTGTTTCAAGGAGTTGATGGCATGA
- a CDS encoding deoxycytidylate deaminase — protein sequence MSRSQLKDEVFMNMALELSRLGTCCRLKVGAVLLRADGGVAAAGFNGALPGMAHCTPDTCKPGQRCLHTSHAEENALGFCDGPVATAYVTHEPCLICCRALVRRGVRRVVFRHPYTSIAEQERAERQGILDHFSVRWEQLDLA from the coding sequence ATGTCCCGATCGCAGCTCAAGGATGAAGTCTTCATGAACATGGCGCTGGAGCTGAGCCGGCTCGGCACCTGCTGTCGGCTGAAAGTCGGGGCGGTCCTGCTTCGGGCGGACGGCGGCGTGGCGGCGGCGGGCTTCAACGGGGCGCTGCCGGGCATGGCCCACTGCACACCGGATACCTGCAAGCCAGGCCAGCGCTGCCTGCACACCAGCCACGCCGAGGAGAACGCCCTGGGCTTCTGCGACGGCCCCGTGGCCACGGCCTACGTCACCCACGAGCCCTGCCTCATCTGCTGCCGCGCGCTGGTGCGGCGCGGCGTGCGGCGGGTGGTGTTCCGCCATCCCTACACCAGCATCGCCGAGCAGGAGCGCGCCGAGCGCCAGGGCATCCTCGACCACTTCAGCGTTCGCTGGGAGCAGCTCGACCTGGCCTAG